The sequence below is a genomic window from Brevibacillus agri.
GCAAAGCCCGCGGAGAGTCAGAATGTGGCTGATTTTCTTTCCCCGTTTGAACAGGACGCGCTTGGCGAAATCGGAAATATCTCCTTCGGCAGCGCCGCAACCGCGTTATCCACTTTGTTAAGCCAGAAAGTCGACATTACCACGCCGACCGTTTCCGTTGTCAACGTGGATGAGTTGGAAAGCGAGTTTCCAATTCCTCATGTGGCGGTCCACGTCGAGTACACGGATGGCTTCAAAGGGATCAACCTGTTGGTCATTCGGATGGAAGATGCGGCGGTAATCGCAGACCTGATGATGGGGGGAGATGGCAAGCCTGCCGATACGGAAATGTCCGAGCTGCACATCAGCGCAGTCCAGGAAGCGATGAACCAAATGATGGGTTCAGCGGCGACATCCATGTCCACGATCTTCAACCAGTTCATCAACATTACACCTCCGGGCATCGACGTGATGGACTTGGCGCAGGGCAAGGGCGGAGACAGCTTCTCCGACGATGACAGCCCGCTGGTGAAAGTCTCCTTCCGCTTGAAAGTCGGCGAACATGGCGAGTTGATTGACTCGAATATCATGCAGCTTTTGCCGCTTTCTTTTGCGAAGAAAATGATCGACCGACTGGTGGGAGGCTCGGATGACGAGGCAGCCGCAGCACTTGTAGCCGAGACGGAAATGCCGTCTATTCCGGCCCCGAGCGCGTCCGCTCCACCGCCAGCCCAGCCTGTGCAGCAGGAGCCTGTACAGAGCCCCGTACCGCCTGTAGCGCCGCCGCCTCCTGCACAGCAGCCGATGCAGCAGCCACCGGCTGGATATGCTCCGCCGATGGGTTATCCGGGGCAACCGATGTATCCGGACCCATACGCGCAATATGCGATGCCGCCGGGGTATGCTCCGTATCCGGGCGTTTACCAGCAACCGCCTATGGCTCCGCCAGCGCCGCAGCATTTCGGAAGCCCGGCAGCCAACCAGGCAAATGTCGTGCCAGCGCAGTTTGCACCGCTTGGCGCGTCCCCGATGTACACAGGAGAACTGCAAAATTTGAATCTCTTGCAAGACATTCCGCTGCAAGTAACGGTGGAGCTGGGACGTACCAAAAAGTTGATTAGAGAAATTCTTGACTTGTCTGCCGGATCCATCATACAGTTGGACAAGCTGGCAGGTGAGCATGTAGACATTTTGGTCAATAACAAGTTGATTGCCAAAGGCGAGGTTGTCGTCATCGACGAGAATTTCGGTGTCCGCGTCACCGATATCATCAGCCAGTTTGATCGTGTTCAAAAATTGCAATAAACCACAAATCAAGAGCAAGTATTGGGGAGGATCTATTCATGTCAAACAAAGTATTGATCGTTGATGATGCAGCATTCATGCGTATGATGATTAAGGAGATTTTGTCCAAAAACGGCTACAGCGTCGTAGGGGAAGCAAGCGATGGAGCACAGGCGGTTGAGAAGTACAAGGAATTGGGACCAGATTTGGTGACAATGGACATTACCATGCCGGAAATGGATGGCATTTCTGCTCTGAAAGAAATCAAAAAGCTCGATCCGAACGCACGCGTCATCATGTGCTCCGCGATGGGACAACAGGCCATGGTTATTGATGCGATTCAGGCGGGCGCGAAAGATTTCATCGTAAAACCATTCCAGGCAGATCGCGTGCTGGAAGCGATCAAAAAGACTTTGAGCTAATGATGAAGATCCGGAATGCAGGGACGAGGCTTTTGTGGATCTTCAGTCTGATCCTCGTGCTGTTTGTCTCCGCCCTGCCCATTGCCGTCCATGCGGAAGGTACTGTAGCCGATGCGTACAACCAAGGGAATACAGACAAGAGCAATGCGCCCGCCGGCGGCGAACAGCCGGCGGCCATTCCGGGCAGCGGAACAGGCAGCATGATCGGTTATTTGGTGCAAGTCATTTTTTCACTCGGCTTTATCGCTGTTCTTATCTTTTTCCTGCTCCGTTTTCTCGGGCGACGCCAAGTCGGGCAAAGCCAAGGACCGATCAAAATTATCAGTGCGGCAGCCCTTGGCAACGGGAAGACGCTGCAGGTGGTCATGATCGGAGAGTCCTTGTACATTGTGGGAGTGGGAGAGAATGTCCAACTGCTTCGCCGCATCGAACCGGGGGAAGAGGTGGACCTGATCTTGGCCGATGCGGAAATCGCACCGATCAAAAACCCGTTATCGCTGAACTGGCTGCCATTCGGCAAAAAGAAGCAGGCTGACGAAGAGTTGCTGTTTTCTTCGGATGTGGACGGAAAAACCTTTCAGGAGCTTTTGAAAGGGCAGTGGGACAACGTGAAAAATCGACCACTCAACTCCGACTTGTGGGACAAAGAGGAAGTTTCCGACAGAGGGGACCGAAAATGAAATATTTTTTACAGGTGCTTGTGCTTGTTGCCGCAGTGCTCGCGGTACCGGAGATGGCGGCAGCCGCGCCAGGAGGAACACCGCTAATTCCGAGCATTGACTTGCAAATCGGCGGCGGCACTGGGACACCACAGGAGACATCCTCAGCGATTCAGTTGTTGCTGATCTTGACTGTGCTCTCAGTGGCACCAGCTATCTTGTTGTTGATGACGAGTTTTACGCGAATTGTCATTGTCTTGTCGTTTGTGCGAAATGCCTTGGCGACCCAGCAAATGCCGCCCAACCAGGTGCTGGTGGCGCTCGCTTTGTTTCTGACGTTTTTCATCATGGCCCCGACTTTGGGCAAAGTGAATGAAACGGCCGTGCAACCATTTATGCAGGGCAAGCTGACGCAGCAGCAGGCATTCGATGCGGCGGTCATTCCGTTCAAGGAATTTATGGCCAAGCAGACGCGCGAAAAAGATTTGGCGCTGTTTTTGGAATTTACGAAAGCGGAGCGACCGAAGACGATTCAGGATATTCCGCTTACTGTTCTCGTACCTGCCTATGCGATCAGCGAGCTGAAAACGGCCTTTCAGATCGGCTTTATGATCTTCATCCCGTTTCTGGTCATCGACATGATTATCTCCAGCATTTTGATGGGGATGGGGATGATGATGCTGCCGCCGGTCATGATTTCGCTGCCGTTCAAAATTTTGCTGTTCATTATGGTAGACGGCTGGTACTTAGTAGTGAAATCCCTTTTGACCAGTTTTTAGCGACATTCCGAAGGGACCAGGAGGTTAGAGCATGACACAGGAATTACTGATGCAAATTGCCCAAAGCTCTGTTTACACCATCCTGCTGGTTTCGGCGCCCGCGCTCGGGATCGCCTTACTGGTCGGGTTGATGGTCAGCGTTTTTCAGGCAACCACGCAAATTCAGGAGCAGACGCTCGCATTCATTCCGAAGATCGTCGCCGTGTTTATTATCATTTTGGCGGTAGGACCGTGGATGCTGCGCGTCATGCTAGATTTTACGATGGGGATCTTCGGAAACCTGCATCGTTTTGTCGGATAGCGTATGAGCCTTTATCTCACGTATTTGCCTGTTTTCTTGCTGGTGTTTGTCAGAATGAGCGCCTTTTTTGTAGTGGCTCCCTTTTTCGCGATCAGGGGCGTGCCTGCCCAGTTCAAAATCGGCTTGGCCTTCATCGTCGCCTTGATTAGCTTTCAAGCGTTGCCGGTGCAAGGACAGATTCCGCTGGATTTGACGTTTATGCTCTTTGTGATAAAGGAAGCGCTCGTAGGCTTGATTCTCGGCTATATTTGCGAGCTGATGTTTGTCGCTGTCCAGGTTGCCGGAGGGCTGATGGACATGCAAATGGGCCTGGCCATGGCGAACGTGATCGACCCGAAAACGGGCGCCTACATCCCTGTGACGGGGAACTTCAAGAATATCTTGGCGATTTTGTATTTTTTTAGCATCAATGGACATCACATGCTGCTGCGCGGGATCATGAGCAGCTACCAGGCGATTCCGGTGGATCGCATGTGGGCCGCTTTTGGCAGTGAAAGCGCGATGATGACAGCGGTCAAAGTGTTTCAGAACATGTTTTTGAGCGCGTTTTTGATGGCGGCGCCAATCGTGGTCGCGCTGTTTTTGGTAGACCTCTCTCTTGGTATTATCGCCAAATCTGTCCCGCAGTTTAATATTTTTGTGGTCGGCTTGCCGATCAAACTGCTTGCCAGCTTTCTGCTCTTGATCGTTGTCATGCCCGCCTTTTTACTGACGTTAAACGGACTGTTTGACAACATGTTCCG
It includes:
- the fliY gene encoding flagellar motor switch phosphatase FliY produces the protein MSRDMLSQDEIDALLRANNLVEDEEEAKPAESQNVADFLSPFEQDALGEIGNISFGSAATALSTLLSQKVDITTPTVSVVNVDELESEFPIPHVAVHVEYTDGFKGINLLVIRMEDAAVIADLMMGGDGKPADTEMSELHISAVQEAMNQMMGSAATSMSTIFNQFINITPPGIDVMDLAQGKGGDSFSDDDSPLVKVSFRLKVGEHGELIDSNIMQLLPLSFAKKMIDRLVGGSDDEAAAALVAETEMPSIPAPSASAPPPAQPVQQEPVQSPVPPVAPPPPAQQPMQQPPAGYAPPMGYPGQPMYPDPYAQYAMPPGYAPYPGVYQQPPMAPPAPQHFGSPAANQANVVPAQFAPLGASPMYTGELQNLNLLQDIPLQVTVELGRTKKLIREILDLSAGSIIQLDKLAGEHVDILVNNKLIAKGEVVVIDENFGVRVTDIISQFDRVQKLQ
- a CDS encoding flagellar biosynthetic protein FliO, which encodes MWIFSLILVLFVSALPIAVHAEGTVADAYNQGNTDKSNAPAGGEQPAAIPGSGTGSMIGYLVQVIFSLGFIAVLIFFLLRFLGRRQVGQSQGPIKIISAAALGNGKTLQVVMIGESLYIVGVGENVQLLRRIEPGEEVDLILADAEIAPIKNPLSLNWLPFGKKKQADEELLFSSDVDGKTFQELLKGQWDNVKNRPLNSDLWDKEEVSDRGDRK
- the fliP gene encoding flagellar type III secretion system pore protein FliP (The bacterial flagellar biogenesis protein FliP forms a type III secretion system (T3SS)-type pore required for flagellar assembly.), producing the protein MKYFLQVLVLVAAVLAVPEMAAAAPGGTPLIPSIDLQIGGGTGTPQETSSAIQLLLILTVLSVAPAILLLMTSFTRIVIVLSFVRNALATQQMPPNQVLVALALFLTFFIMAPTLGKVNETAVQPFMQGKLTQQQAFDAAVIPFKEFMAKQTREKDLALFLEFTKAERPKTIQDIPLTVLVPAYAISELKTAFQIGFMIFIPFLVIDMIISSILMGMGMMMLPPVMISLPFKILLFIMVDGWYLVVKSLLTSF
- the fliR gene encoding flagellar biosynthetic protein FliR — protein: MSLYLTYLPVFLLVFVRMSAFFVVAPFFAIRGVPAQFKIGLAFIVALISFQALPVQGQIPLDLTFMLFVIKEALVGLILGYICELMFVAVQVAGGLMDMQMGLAMANVIDPKTGAYIPVTGNFKNILAILYFFSINGHHMLLRGIMSSYQAIPVDRMWAAFGSESAMMTAVKVFQNMFLSAFLMAAPIVVALFLVDLSLGIIAKSVPQFNIFVVGLPIKLLASFLLLIVVMPAFLLTLNGLFDNMFRALAEMMKSLGGSP
- the fliQ gene encoding flagellar biosynthesis protein FliQ, translated to MTQELLMQIAQSSVYTILLVSAPALGIALLVGLMVSVFQATTQIQEQTLAFIPKIVAVFIIILAVGPWMLRVMLDFTMGIFGNLHRFVG
- a CDS encoding response regulator, with the protein product MSNKVLIVDDAAFMRMMIKEILSKNGYSVVGEASDGAQAVEKYKELGPDLVTMDITMPEMDGISALKEIKKLDPNARVIMCSAMGQQAMVIDAIQAGAKDFIVKPFQADRVLEAIKKTLS